The Sulfurovum riftiae region ACATCACCAAAGATATTCGCCTGAACAGGGCACACGACCACACATGCAGGCATCATACCACTTTCGATACGGTGTGCACAGTAGGTACACTTGTCCGCCGTATTCGTTTCAGGGTCCATATAGATCGCACCGTAAGGACAAGCCATCATACACCCTGCACAACCGATACATCTTGCAGAGTCCACATTGACGATACCATTCTCAAGATAGTGCAGTGCCGATACCGGACAGATTCTCTCACATGGAGCATTCTCACAGTGGTTACAACGTAATGGAGTGAAAGATCTCGATGTATCGGGGAATGTCCCGATATCAATATATTTTACACGTAAACGCCAAGAGCTGAGCGGAACTTCATTTTCCACCTTACAAGCGACTTCACAACCTTTACAACCCATACACAGGTTAAGGTCAACTAAGAAACCTAGTTTCATACTTCCTCCTTGAATTTTAGCTAGACTTATAATAATTATAAGCACCCATTAAACAGTGTTTTACGGGTTAACGCATAGATTAAGTCTATAAAAGTTTGCATTAAAAATGCTTTATTATCTTCAATTCATAGACGCTTTTAGGATCCGTGTATCAAATTAGACACTTTTCATCAATTGTTATGACCGGGAACATCAGTAATTGTGTACTTGTGATTTTTCCGTAAAGAAGAATGGATTGACTTAATATCTATGCATAACAGAAAGTAAATACGTCAAAACAAAAGATATAAACCGTTATTAATTATTTTGTTCATTACTGATAATTTAAATTTATTGGGATGAGAAGAAAGGGTTTTAAAATCACATCATTTTCAAATTGTATTATTACTCCACCAGGTATTAACCTGGTGAAGCAATAAAAGTGATGTGTGGTACTTTTACTCGGTCAGCTCAAGCAATATCTTGTTCATACTCTTTTGTGCTTCCAACAATACATCCAGAGAGGCCTTGTCTTTGATATCCATAGAAGAGATCCAGTTATAGACACTCGGGAAGGCAAGATGCATCTCTTTTTCATTTTTCTTTTTATACATGATCAATGAACAGGGAGCAAAGGCACCTGCTTCAGGATGGACTTTTGCCACAGTGTAGATAACCGGCAGTTTACAAATGGAATAGACATCGTAGAAATCATACTCGTTGAAATTTTTCTTTTCAAAATCATCACCCAATGCATTGAAGCCTGCCATTACGAAACCATTTGATGCCAATTCACCTTCAAACTCCATTTGAAAGTCCTCTTTGGCAGTATTAAGGTCCTCTTCATCCAGTTCGGTATGATAAGAGGAGACCAAAGGACCTGTAGGTTTTTGTACCGTGTAGGGGAGTGTTTCGAAAGAGCCACCCGGGAGTGCAAGTTTCAATGCTTCTTTTACCATTTTGCCTACTTTTGCCAATGCCTTGTTATCTACCGGTATCTGCATGATCTTTGCCATTGCCTCCGGTGTCAAAGAGGATACAGAAATTGTTTTTTCACCTTTTTTTGTATAGATAGACATACTCATTGGAGCAAAAAGTCCTATATTCGGATATTTTTTTACCAGTTCAAGCGTGATCTCTTTACTGAAAAATGTAAAGAGATTGTAGACATCGAATGTGCTCTCTTTGAACTGTTTTTTAAACGGCCCATTCATATCTCTGTTGGCTGAGATGTAAAAACCTGCCTTTTTAAATGCTGCCTCAATCGTTGCCGGAGTGATCTCACCTTTACTGTTGTCTGCCGTAAATACCTGAATATCCGCTGTGCTTGCTGCTGTAGATCCTGTCAGTATCACTGCTATCAGGAGTAAACCTTTCATTATCTGTTTCATTTTCTTTTCCTTTTATTGTGTAATTTAATGATGTTGATTATGGACGAATATAGGTCCAACCAGCTCTTTGACGTTCGATCAGTTCTACAATACCTGCAGTCACGATCTCCACACCGCTGAGCAACTCTTTTTTATTGACCCCATAGGTCTTCATTGTATTCCCGCAGGCAATGAACTCCACATCATAGGTCATCAGGGAACGTACCCTTTTTTGAATATCTTTATCAAAAAAATAGGCTTTCGTCAAAACAGTTTTAATACCCTGGGAATAACAGACGATCACAATCTCACATTTTTCCGGTCCGTAAAACTTCATGACGTTGCTTGCAGATGATAGTACATGGGAGATCTGATTTTCATCTCCGGATGTAATAGGGAATATGAATTGTCTTGGATTCTCTATGCTCGGTTTCGGGTCTGCAAATTCAGTATCTGCGTATGTCATATTAAAAAACAACACAATGGCTGCAATGATATATTTCACTTTGTTACTCCTTTTAAAGCTTTTATTTCTCTCAGTATTGCCAAAAAATCTTCAACATTCCATGAACCTACAACTTTTTGGAGAACTTTTTTATTTTTGTCAACAAAAAAGAATGACGGTGTCAGTTCCGCAGTCAGTCCCAAGGGAAGAGGGTTTTTCGTAATATCAACCTGCACTACCACAAAATCTTTTTGCAAGGCTTTCACCACTTGATCATCAACCATGACTTCACGATCCATTTTTTTACAATAATGACAATGCTCAGTCATCGCTTTTAACACGATGATTTTATTGTTTTTTTGTGCTTCCTGGAGCGCAGAATCAAACAATTTATGCTTCACACCTTTTTCAGCGACAACTTTTTTATCAAAATCATAAATGTATTCAGAGACTGACGCCAGTTCTTCTTCAGAAATCTGATCTTTCATGCTTGGCATCGTGTCAAAATACTGTATCACATCACGTAAACAGACTGTTTTCTGTTTATCAGGGTTGTTAACGTAATCGCTAATAAAAGCACTTACTTCCATACGATGTATCTCTTCATCACCTTTTGGGTCGCCTATCTGTTGTTTTAAACGATAAGAGAGTTGATTTAATGTAGGTGCTTTTAACTTTAAAAGTTTGTTTTCCTGCTCAACAAAGTTTTCCATGAGTTTTGTCATAGGGATATATGCTTCATGACAGGATGCACATTTCTTTTGATACACTTTCTCACCTTCATTTGCAGACAAACAGGCTGCGAAAACTACAAAAGCGAGACATGTCTGTGTAAATCTTTTCATTACTAGCACTTTCTATTCATCCTCATCATACAATTCAAGTTCACGGTAGGCATCAAATACATTTCTGCGATGCAAAACATCATAAAGTTTCATTTTTTCATACTCAGGCATTTGAACCTTATTACTGATCTCATCAATTGAAATATCATTGTTAAGTGCCTCTTGTATCTGCTTTTTCATTGTAGTAAGATAAGCTTTAAATACTGATGTTGCATTACTGTCTGTTCTGTACCCATGCCCGCCTACGATTATTTTCGGATGCAAACTCTCTATCAGGTCCAAAGCTTCAAGAGAACCTATAATTGAGCCGTCACGCAATGAACTTAGCCTGTCATTGAATACCAGATCACCCGCAAAAAGTACCTTTTCTTGAGGCAGGTACACCACAAGGTCTCCTTTGGTGTGCGCCTGTGGAACCAATTGCTTAATGTGAAAGACTGTATCTCCCAGGGTGAGATCATGGATATCGTGCACCACAGTGTCAAGTTTTACCACTTTTGTACCGGCATAGGTTTCTTTCCCTACACTCTTTTCCATTCTGGTAGCCATTCCCGGCTGGATATTCTGCTCATAGGTCTCAGGACCGATCAACAAAGCACCTTTTTCTTTATAAAAACTGTTTCCCAGCCAATGATCATCATGGTCATGCGTATTGATAACATATTTCACAGGCAAAGATGCTATTTTCTGCATCTGTACGTAGGCCTGTGAAGCATAACCATAGGTAGGACCGCTGTCTATGACAACGAATCCTTCTTTCGTTTGTACAAAACAGGTATTGACCATATTGCCGCCATTCTCTTTACTGATGTTTTCAGGTTTTCCAAAAAAACAGTAGACATCCTTTGTAAGCTTTTTGGGTACAAGGTTGTACTCAAAAGCCTGCAAGGCGCAACTCAGTAAAAGAAGAGAGACAACCGTTTTCATTTCAACTCTTAAAACAGATAGTTGAATTCCAAACGGAATTCATCATAGGACCAGTCTTTTTTATACTCAGTAAGGCTACCAGGCTTGAGTGTACTGTCATCAGCAGCAACATGACCATAACGCATTCTCATTTGAAGATCTTCTGTAATGTTTGTCCATGTATCAATATGGATCACATTGGAATCGGAAGGCACGTTTTTGTTATCGTCAAAATCCTGAATCGCATAACGGATACTTGCTTTCCAAGTAGAGTTGAATTTATATACCCCACGCAGCATAATGGTTTCTGTATTGGAAAACCAGTTATATTGTGCCATTGCTCTGGTAAATCCGCCTGTAGGGAATCCTCTCCACGGTGCAACAATATCTGCTTCATCCGCCACTTTGGAGTAACCCAGTCTGAAGAAACCTTTTTTATCCGGCATAAGTACATCCAGTCTTGCATTGAAAAGACTTGAATCCAAAGAACCTAATACACTTGGGTCATAGCCTATAAGTGTTCCACCCAAAGCATTCATGTTTCCAGCTACTGCTCCACCACCATCATCATTTTGAATAAATTCACGAATACCCGGTCTTACTGCCCATCCAGAATCAGAAAGAGGGATCTTATAATGTGCTTCAATGACAAAATCCTGCAATACGCCAGGGATCTGTAAAAAACTTCCTGTCAATTTCAGGTTTTTAATATATTTTGTTGTGATATCAGCAAGATACATATCATGCTTCGGATCTTCACCTGCCGCAACAAAGTTGTTATAATTCAAGCCTCTATGTTTACCGGCATCATCATTGTTGTTCCAACTCTCACCGTTTGCATCTTTAAAAGTAATCACATCATGTGCATCTTCATGGTCTCTTAGTTTCTGCTTTCCAAACCAGGCAACTCTTGCTTTTGTTTTAGGGGCAATTTTCACTGCAGCCGAAACACCGTCAAAGGTATTTGGGATCATTTTTGTATCGTTGGACTTAGTAAAGACCGATTCAAAAAGTTGACGACCTGCTCTCGCATCTACCGTGCCATTATTATATTCAAGATATGCCTGACCCAATGCAGCCAACCCATAATGTCCTGTCTTTTTTAGTTTATAACGGCTGAATGTATCTTTCCCTGCTTTAGAAAACTTTGCAACATCTTTCTCAGGTCTCCAAAATTCCGGGTTAAGTGAACCATAATACCCTACTGTAAAACTAAAATGATTCAAAGAAGCAGATTTATAAATCAAACTTCCACCTATACCCATATTTTTATCAGCATCATTTGAGAAAGGAGGTGTATTTTCCCATGCCCAATAAAATGTATTGGTTCTCAGGCGGCCATAAAAGATACCTTCTGAAAACAGATCATGTATATTATCTACCTCACCCGGCAAAACATGGTAATTCAATGTCATGTTACCATTCAATGTTCTTTTTACCACATCTTCTTTCACTGGCTCTTCTGTAGGTACGATATCACCGCCAGCCATCAAAGCTGTACTTCCCATCAATAACGTTGCCGTTACCAATACTAATTTTATTTTTCCTTGTTTCATTTCTCTTCCTTTTTATTTGTTCATCTTTTTGAAAAGATAAGTTTAGCTATAATTAAAAAGTGATATTTACTATCACAACCATGGGTGCCCCGCCTGCTTTCAAAGGAGACTTACAACAATCTTTGGACAAAAGAAGCGAGGCACGGTTTTTAATTTCACTTTAGCACTTGGCACCTTTTGCAGGACATCCGCAATCATAATCCAAGACTTTTACATTGGATTCCATGCTGATATCTACAACTTTTTGTTTACGAATATAGTCACTCACCACTTCATAGACTGCACGTATTTTTTTCTCATCCAGGTTGTCACCGGCATTTTGTAGGTTTCCTCCCCAAGATGATACTTTGTATGTCTTCTTCAGATTAATAGGTTTCCCACCGATCATAAAGTCCGAAATTCTCTCGCCTGACTTGGCTGCCACTTTAATACTGTAACTGGCTCCCGTCAATCGGCTCATATCTCCACCCTGCTGAAGCAGCGGATTTTCATTGAAGACGTTGTCTGCAATGTCTTCCATGAGATTGGCGATCACTTCACCTTTGAGATCGAAAGTATACACTTCCGGGTAGGTGATGGCTGTCATCTCATATACATTGTCTTTGAGTATCTTGTCCCCCGGTATCAGTGTGGTTCCCCATCTGTATCCCGGCGTAAAGACGATATCCGATCCCATTTCAGCCTGGATCGCCTGTCCGATCAATGCATCAAATGTCGAGTAGAATGTATCTCTTTTATAAAGAAGCCCTTTGGTCGTACCCAACACTTCATTGAGTTCTTTGTCAAATGGTGCATAGGCTTTGGCAACAAGCTCATCACCCGCTTTATCTGCCCGAATAAGATTTGAAGCCACAGGCATGAGTTTGAAATTATAGCCTGCTACTTTTTTGTCTTTAATGTCAATATCGAGTCTTCCCACATACTTGCCGTGACTTCCTGCAATCAGGATCACAGTATCGTTCACGATGATCGGCTTTGGACTGGGATCATGTGTATGACCACTCAAGATGAAGTCAACACCTTTGACCTTTTTCGCCAATTCCTGGTCTACAGAGAACCCGTCATGACTCAGGACAACAATACAGTCTACTTTTTTCTCGTTACGCAACTCATTGATGAATTCCTGAAGAGATTCATGTCTCAATGCGAAACTCCATCCTTCAGTAAACTTTTTAGGGTTGGCTGTAGAAGTAAACGGGAAGGATTGACCGATAATACCGATCTTGGCTCCACCGATCTCTTTGATCGTGTACGGAGGGAAGATCAGCTCTTCAAATTCATCCGAGAAAGGATCGTTGTCAATGACATTCTGAGAAATGAATTCACCATCAAGCATCTTGATAAGCTCCATCACACGTTCTTTACCGTACGTAAACTCCCAGTGTCCGACCATCACATCTACACCCAGATAATTCTGCGCTTCTACAATAGCTGCACCATCTGTCTTAAGTGCAACGGCTGTACCCTGCCATGTATCACCACTGTCCAAAAGAAGAACATTTTTTTCACCTCTCTCTTTTTTGACATGGTCTATAATGGGTTTCATGTGGGCGATTCCACCCATCTTTCCAAATTTCTCTGCAAGGACTTCAAAGTTATTATAGGTATCAAAGTACTGATCCAATGAACCAGGCTTAATACCATAATAGCTCTCAAAGCTGTCTCCACAGATGAATCCAGGTGTTCCTACCAGATTCTTTGCAGAGATCAATGTTGATGGTTCCCTCCAATAGAGAGGCTTGATATGTGCATGAAGGTCACAAATATGTAAAATAGTTGCTTTTCCTTTTGCTTCAAAATCAACAATATCGGAAAATGAAAGTTTTTTAATACGTTCTTTTCCTGCTTCCCCTGCAAAAAGATTTGTTCCCCCTGTTATGCCAAGCAAGCCGAGTGATGCTGCAATCTGGAGAAAATCTCGTCTGTTAATATCCATAAATATTCCTTTATCTTTTTAAACCGGGAATTGCAATAGCTTTTTTCTTGTCCTGTGCCAGTTTCGTCACATACACTTCAAGACCCACCATCTCTTTGGAACCTATAGGAATCACTTTGAGCAATGCATTTTTCATACATCCCTGAAACCTTCTCTGAAGTGTTCTAAGACTGGACTTTGTCATACGGTATGCCGGCCATGTCGCACCTGCACCTGCTTCACCAAGATCCGGAAGGGGCTGTGTTCTGAGTACCATACCTACAATATCTTTACTGTGGCATGAATTACAGGAGAGCCCTCTTCCCCCTCTTGCTGTCATAAACGTTTTTTTACCAAGGTCATATGCCGCTTTCTCATGCGGTTCACTCAGGTCAATGTTTGGTATTTCATCATTCGCCAATGACTTGACATATGCCAGCATAGAAAACATTTTTCCGCTTTTAAGTTTGTATCTTTCTTTACCCTGTTCAACCTGCATTGCCTGAAGTACCTGGTCTATACCGACAACATTGCCAAGTTTTTCAACATATCTTGGGAAACCGGCAATATATTTAGGCAGCTCTTTTTCACTTACACCCAGAAATTTTGCCAGGGCCTCTTCGCCGCCAAGATTTTCCTCAAACAGTTCTCCACCCTCTTCAACATAGATATCGGCCGGGTTGTTCTCTAACATCTCTTTATACATTGCTCTGTCTGCATCACTCATGGCAAACTGCTCACCTGCAGTAGCCAATGTGACCAGAAGCGCAATTGGAAGTATGACTCTTTTCATGCTTAATCCTTTGGCTTAAGTTTTTTACTCTTAGTGTTTTTCTCACCTGTATTGTCTGTATAGTCCACTGTGATCTTCCCTTTCCCGGGAACTTTGAAATTTACAGAGAAGTATGGGTTTGTCGATACTGTCTCCCAAACTTTCATTGTAGTGAACGGTTTTCCGTCAAAACTGAAAGTAATGTTGTCAATATAGTGTGCCGGCTTGATCTTGCCTGTTTTTTTATCTTTGATCAAACCTGTATCCATAGGGTGGATCACGATAAAGTCTACTTTAACGATATCTCCTGTTTTATACTTTTTTGGTTTGATTTTTATCATTGATTTTCTTGCTTCTGCCATCTCTTATCCTTTATAAAATTGAAATATAACTTGTATTGCTTGTCTGTTCGAAGTTGAAAATATCAACCACATCCACCGATCGTTACTTTAACACTCTTCCCTGTTTTGATGAATGTTCCATCACTCAATTCAACCAAAGCAACCACTTCCTGAGTACTACCGAGTTTTACTCTTGTTGCAAAGTAACCCCTGCCGTTGGCCGGTGTCAGCATAACATCTGCACATCTTGCATTTCCGTTCTTCGTGTTCAAGACATGGATCGCTTTGACATAGTTGGCTTCTTCCATCGGGTGATCGACTTCCACTTTTACAGGAACAACAGCACCGTTTTCTGCAATTTCAGGGACTGTCAGTTTGATCTTGTCACTCTCTTTTACCTCTTTACCGCCTGTAATTGCTTTTACAGCTGCTTCAAATGTCAGATCGTTCGGACCTTTCTTTTTCGCTTTGGCTTCATCTTTTGCCATCAGAGCAACCGGTGTTACGGCTACTGCCGAAACTGCCATCATACTTTTAATAAAATTTCTTCTTTTCATTCTCTATTTTCCTTTTTGATTTTTACTTTTTCTTTTTCTCAGAAACAACATATGATGCAAGATCACAAATTTCCTGTTCAGTAAAGAGTTTGGTTGTCAAATTCACGGTCATGTGTGTATTGGGATTGTCGATTCTCGGATCTGCGATCTTCTGGAATACGAATTGATTGTCTCTTGTCTTGGTATCGATAAACATCTTTTTGTAGTTTGTAAGGTCAGGACCGATATTTCCCGCACCTCTGGCACCTTCGATATTGTGACAGGCGACACAGTTTCCGTACTGCTTGGGCTTTTTTTTGATTTTGCCGTCTTTGCCTTTTTTCTCAACAAACTTTGCAAGACCTTTAGGTGGTGTTCCTTTGGCTTTTTTTCCATTCAGGTTGTGGAAAATGAATTCCCCTCTTGCAATTGATGCCGCATCTGTACTGACGCACCCTTTTGGCATTGTATACTTTGTCGGCTTTGCAAGTTTGTCCTTTTCAATAAGTTTACTTGCATCCGGCATCTCATATGCTTTTGTCAAATCTGCTGCAGTCACCAATGATGTTGATGAAATCAAGATCGTTGCGATAGTGACAAGTTTGATTTTTCTTTGCATTCACACTCCTTTTAAAATAGTTTCAAAAGCATCTTAACCAAGAAGTGTAAAAGAAGTGTAAAAATTTTAATCTTGTTGTATAAAAAAATTATTTATTGGGGAAAGTGTAGGTAAATGTCGTGCCTTTATCCAGAGTAGAAGAGACATCTATCGCAATATTCTCCTCTTCTGTGATCTGTTTTACAATATTGAGACCGATACCAAAACCGCCTTTGGCGTCATTCTCTCTGTAGTATCGTGAAAAGATCTTCTCAATGCTTTCTATGCCGATGCCATGGTCTTCAACAGAAAAAACAATACCCTCTTGCCCCTCTTTCAGTACAATATTGACATCCGTATTGTCTTCACTGTATTTTATCGCATTGGAAATGGTATTGTCTACAATACGCTGTAGCTTTGTTTTGGCACAGGTATAATAGATATCAGAAGCGATATCGGTATGCAAAGTAATGTTTTTCAGATTGGCGACCTCCTGAAAATAATCCACTCTGTTCTGAATGAATTCACCCATATCAATATGTTTCTTCTTATGCTCAACACGCCCCTGTTTGATCAGATAATCCATATCGTTGTAAATAGTCGCCAGTGTTTTTGATGCAGATTTAATACGCCAGAGATATTTGTTTTCACCGTATTTGTTGGCAAAAAGATCAACGTTGATATTTATGATACTCAGAGGAGTATTGATCTCATGCATGGAATCTTTGATAAAATCATCCAGTTGGCTGTTAAGACGTTCAAAGGGTGCAGAAAAATTTCTCAGCAACAGAAGAGAGAAAACAAACAGTGCAATAACAATGGCGATCAT contains the following coding sequences:
- a CDS encoding 4Fe-4S dicluster domain-containing protein, with product MKLGFLVDLNLCMGCKGCEVACKVENEVPLSSWRLRVKYIDIGTFPDTSRSFTPLRCNHCENAPCERICPVSALHYLENGIVNVDSARCIGCAGCMMACPYGAIYMDPETNTADKCTYCAHRIESGMMPACVVVCPVQANIFGDVDDDTSHISQYIMEHQGAVQVRKPEKHTNPKHFYVGGGNQTLNPLAHQRLEGYNLFNNVTHLEHVGDPHHGVIDRFLAPFTSHEHLDNKSFMDFDNKAHESHEEEGGH
- a CDS encoding DUF302 domain-containing protein, whose translation is MKQIMKGLLLIAVILTGSTAASTADIQVFTADNSKGEITPATIEAAFKKAGFYISANRDMNGPFKKQFKESTFDVYNLFTFFSKEITLELVKKYPNIGLFAPMSMSIYTKKGEKTISVSSLTPEAMAKIMQIPVDNKALAKVGKMVKEALKLALPGGSFETLPYTVQKPTGPLVSSYHTELDEEDLNTAKEDFQMEFEGELASNGFVMAGFNALGDDFEKKNFNEYDFYDVYSICKLPVIYTVAKVHPEAGAFAPCSLIMYKKKNEKEMHLAFPSVYNWISSMDIKDKASLDVLLEAQKSMNKILLELTE
- a CDS encoding DsrE family protein, whose product is MKYIIAAIVLFFNMTYADTEFADPKPSIENPRQFIFPITSGDENQISHVLSSASNVMKFYGPEKCEIVIVCYSQGIKTVLTKAYFFDKDIQKRVRSLMTYDVEFIACGNTMKTYGVNKKELLSGVEIVTAGIVELIERQRAGWTYIRP
- a CDS encoding thioredoxin family protein, yielding MKRFTQTCLAFVVFAACLSANEGEKVYQKKCASCHEAYIPMTKLMENFVEQENKLLKLKAPTLNQLSYRLKQQIGDPKGDEEIHRMEVSAFISDYVNNPDKQKTVCLRDVIQYFDTMPSMKDQISEEELASVSEYIYDFDKKVVAEKGVKHKLFDSALQEAQKNNKIIVLKAMTEHCHYCKKMDREVMVDDQVVKALQKDFVVVQVDITKNPLPLGLTAELTPSFFFVDKNKKVLQKVVGSWNVEDFLAILREIKALKGVTK
- a CDS encoding MBL fold metallo-hydrolase, producing MKTVVSLLLLSCALQAFEYNLVPKKLTKDVYCFFGKPENISKENGGNMVNTCFVQTKEGFVVIDSGPTYGYASQAYVQMQKIASLPVKYVINTHDHDDHWLGNSFYKEKGALLIGPETYEQNIQPGMATRMEKSVGKETYAGTKVVKLDTVVHDIHDLTLGDTVFHIKQLVPQAHTKGDLVVYLPQEKVLFAGDLVFNDRLSSLRDGSIIGSLEALDLIESLHPKIIVGGHGYRTDSNATSVFKAYLTTMKKQIQEALNNDISIDEISNKVQMPEYEKMKLYDVLHRRNVFDAYRELELYDEDE
- the soxB gene encoding thiosulfohydrolase SoxB, which translates into the protein MDINRRDFLQIAASLGLLGITGGTNLFAGEAGKERIKKLSFSDIVDFEAKGKATILHICDLHAHIKPLYWREPSTLISAKNLVGTPGFICGDSFESYYGIKPGSLDQYFDTYNNFEVLAEKFGKMGGIAHMKPIIDHVKKERGEKNVLLLDSGDTWQGTAVALKTDGAAIVEAQNYLGVDVMVGHWEFTYGKERVMELIKMLDGEFISQNVIDNDPFSDEFEELIFPPYTIKEIGGAKIGIIGQSFPFTSTANPKKFTEGWSFALRHESLQEFINELRNEKKVDCIVVLSHDGFSVDQELAKKVKGVDFILSGHTHDPSPKPIIVNDTVILIAGSHGKYVGRLDIDIKDKKVAGYNFKLMPVASNLIRADKAGDELVAKAYAPFDKELNEVLGTTKGLLYKRDTFYSTFDALIGQAIQAEMGSDIVFTPGYRWGTTLIPGDKILKDNVYEMTAITYPEVYTFDLKGEVIANLMEDIADNVFNENPLLQQGGDMSRLTGASYSIKVAAKSGERISDFMIGGKPINLKKTYKVSSWGGNLQNAGDNLDEKKIRAVYEVVSDYIRKQKVVDISMESNVKVLDYDCGCPAKGAKC
- the soxA gene encoding sulfur oxidation c-type cytochrome SoxA produces the protein MKRVILPIALLVTLATAGEQFAMSDADRAMYKEMLENNPADIYVEEGGELFEENLGGEEALAKFLGVSEKELPKYIAGFPRYVEKLGNVVGIDQVLQAMQVEQGKERYKLKSGKMFSMLAYVKSLANDEIPNIDLSEPHEKAAYDLGKKTFMTARGGRGLSCNSCHSKDIVGMVLRTQPLPDLGEAGAGATWPAYRMTKSSLRTLQRRFQGCMKNALLKVIPIGSKEMVGLEVYVTKLAQDKKKAIAIPGLKR
- the soxZ gene encoding thiosulfate oxidation carrier complex protein SoxZ translates to MAEARKSMIKIKPKKYKTGDIVKVDFIVIHPMDTGLIKDKKTGKIKPAHYIDNITFSFDGKPFTTMKVWETVSTNPYFSVNFKVPGKGKITVDYTDNTGEKNTKSKKLKPKD
- the soxY gene encoding thiosulfate oxidation carrier protein SoxY, translating into MKRRNFIKSMMAVSAVAVTPVALMAKDEAKAKKKGPNDLTFEAAVKAITGGKEVKESDKIKLTVPEIAENGAVVPVKVEVDHPMEEANYVKAIHVLNTKNGNARCADVMLTPANGRGYFATRVKLGSTQEVVALVELSDGTFIKTGKSVKVTIGGCG
- the soxX gene encoding sulfur oxidation c-type cytochrome SoxX; the encoded protein is MQRKIKLVTIATILISSTSLVTAADLTKAYEMPDASKLIEKDKLAKPTKYTMPKGCVSTDAASIARGEFIFHNLNGKKAKGTPPKGLAKFVEKKGKDGKIKKKPKQYGNCVACHNIEGARGAGNIGPDLTNYKKMFIDTKTRDNQFVFQKIADPRIDNPNTHMTVNLTTKLFTEQEICDLASYVVSEKKKK
- a CDS encoding sensor histidine kinase, encoding MLFDAKKFARKYALIYTALLAVLLTVPLLTYVSILLQIDEAKVKLDLESQAQKIIASMQHYKNSEKVYRFPKYKEYRAALYRESKQSIYTDLDFEPDSFVEGFHHQGDHYYYVYPLPDEYYFGAKGLLVSTQHTANNIYLFAFSAMIAIVIALFVFSLLLLRNFSAPFERLNSQLDDFIKDSMHEINTPLSIININVDLFANKYGENKYLWRIKSASKTLATIYNDMDYLIKQGRVEHKKKHIDMGEFIQNRVDYFQEVANLKNITLHTDIASDIYYTCAKTKLQRIVDNTISNAIKYSEDNTDVNIVLKEGQEGIVFSVEDHGIGIESIEKIFSRYYRENDAKGGFGIGLNIVKQITEEENIAIDVSSTLDKGTTFTYTFPNK